One Oncorhynchus masou masou isolate Uvic2021 chromosome 18, UVic_Omas_1.1, whole genome shotgun sequence DNA window includes the following coding sequences:
- the nfe2l1b gene encoding endoplasmic reticulum membrane sensor NFE2L1b isoform X2 yields the protein MLYLKKYFTEGLIQFTILLSLIGVRVDLDTYLSNQLPPLREIILGPSSAYTQTQFHNLRNTLDGYGIHPKSVDLDQFFTTRRLLNQVRQLDRLSVPSPELSTWLVHRDPETVVSAASQPSPSITLDNGTGLEDVNNSEAPVMRGGGGGAPESTYNLSGEDRTLGAVAPEDSQEQGNREGNADLTKEDIDLIDILWRQDIDLGAGREVFNYSSRQKESEAEKPSPEEKKEGTEAQESWRNGVNLQEAQPVDGETGESIPEQECLRLLEATFPFGEESPEFVAPVVTAELAVANEEAPSTSQGLPLPPPLPQPVPQLDLEQQWQDIMAIMELQEMEVNNTSENSFLSTTSNSANTSGSTTESGSVESFGLTRSSTLIHQDVSLHQASLPSCSQDFPTLFNPEIDGTGTPRPPLLRMSSSSNSSSVNSTFGATNLTGLFLPPPLNSTNNITSTPVLPDPFSSLLEESMLDEISLLDLAMEEGFSQAQASQLEDELDSDSGLSLDSSHSPVSPSSSETSCSSAASSSTSATFSEEGAVGYSTDSESVTVEPEEGAVGGYQSEFNKLCRMSYQDPSQFHGLPQLDNINHNHTYNLPLSSSLDEHPELPIPTGKKMGREKQSKLQPQQDFLDKQSSRDERRARAMKIPFSNEKIINLPVEEFNELLSKHHLSEAQLALVRDIRRRGKNKMAAQNCRKRKLDTIINLEQGVHDMRRDKARLLKEKMEFIRSIRQMKQKVQSLYQEVFTQLRDEEGRPYPPSEYSLQYSADGSVLIMPRNMTDQQTRKPDKKQKDKKK from the exons ATGCTTTACCTGAAAAAGTACTTCACAGAGGGCCTGATTCAGTTCACCATCCTCCTGAGTCTCATTGGGGTGCGGGTGGACCTGGACACCTACCTGAGCAATCAACTGCCCCCACTGCGAGAGATCATCCTAGGCCCCAGCTCGGCCTACACCCAGACGCAGTTCCACAACCTCCGCAACACGCTGGACGGGTATGGCATCCATCCCAAGAGTGTGGACCTCGACCAGTTCTTTACCACCCGCCGGCTGCTGAATCAGGTGCGCCAGCTAGATCGCCTGTCAGTGCCCAGTCCAGAACTGAGCACGTGGCTGGTGCACCGCGACCCTGAGACTGTGGTGTCCGCCGCCAGCCAGCCCAGCCCCAGCATCACCCTGGACAATGGGACCGGCCTGGAGGACGTGAACAACTCCGAAGCCCCGGTCATGAGGGGGGGCGGCGGCGGAGCGCCTGAGTCCACCTACAATCTGAGTGGAGAGGACCGAACCCTGGGAGCTGTGGCCCCCGAGGACAGCCAGGAGCAGGGCAACAGGGAGGGCAACGCTGACCTTACCAAAGAG GACATTGATTTGATTGACATCCTGTGGCGACAGGATATCGACCTTGGCGCAGGACGGGAAGTGTTCAACTACAGCAGCCGCCAGAAGGAGAGCGAGGCGGAGAAGCCCAGCCCAGAGGAGAAGAAGGAAGGGACAGAGGCACAGGAGAGCTGGAGGAACGGAGTGAACCTTCAAGAGGCTCAGCCtgtggatggagagacaggggaaagcaTACCAGAGCAG GAATGCCTGAGGCTGCTTGAGGCCACCTTCCCTTTCGGAGAAGAATCTCCTGAG TTCGTAGCCCCTGTAGTCACTGCTGAGCTTGCAGTGGCCAATGAAGAAGCTCCATCCACATCTCAGGGGCTGCCACTGCCTCCCCCGTTGCCCCAGCCTGTGCCCCAGTTGGACCTGGAGCAGCAGTGGCAAGACATCATGGCTATCATGGAACTACAG GAAATGGAGGTTAACAACACCTCTGAGAACTCCTTCCTCAGCACTACTTCAAACAGTGCCAATACCAGTGGCAGCACAACTGAGTCAGGCTCGGTTGAAAGCTTTGGACTTACTCGTTCCTCCACCCTTATCCACCAAGATGTCAGCCTTCACCAGGCCTCCCTCCCTAGCTGCAGTCAGGATTTTCCCACGCTTTTCAATCCAGAGATTGATGGCACTGGCACCCCACGCCCTCCCTTGCTTAGAATGTCCTCCAGCTCCAACTCCTCCAGCGTCAACTCTACATTCGGAGCCACCAACCTGACTGGACTCTTTCTCCCACCGCCTCTAAACAGCACCAACAACATCACTTCGACCCCAGTGTTGCCTGACCCCTTCAGCAGTCTGCTGGAGGAGTCTATGCTGGATGAGATCAGCCTGCTGGACCTGGCAATGGAGGAGGGCTTCAGCCAGGCCCAGGCCTCTCAGTTGGAGGATGAACTCGACTCAGACTCAGGCCTCTCCCTGGACTCCAGTCACAGCCCGGTCTCCCCGAGCAGCTCTGAGACCTCCTGCTCCTCTGccgcctcctcctccacctctgccACCTTCTCAGAGGAAGGGGCTGTGGGATACAGCACTGACTCTGAGTCGGTCACCGTGGAACCAGAAGAAGGTGCTGTGGGGGGCTACCAATCCGAATTCAACAAGCTCTGCCGCATGAGCTATCAAGACCCTTCCCAGTTCCATGGGCTCCCTCAGCTTGACAACATCAACCACAATCACACTTACAATTTACCACTGTCTTCCTCGTTAGATGAACACCCAGAGCTACCGATTCCCACTGGCAAGAAAATGGGCCGCGAGAAGCAGTCGAAGCTTCAGCCCCAACAGGACTTCCTGGACAAACAGTCGAGTCGCGACGAGCGCCGGGCTCGGGCCATGAAGATCCCCTTCTCAAATGAGAAGATCATCAATCTGCCTGTAGAGGAGTTCAACGAGCTTCTGTCCAAGCACCACCTGAGCGAGGCCCAACTGGCCCTCGTTCGCGACATTCGTAGACGTGGCAAGAACAAGATGGCGGCCCAGAACTGCCGGAAGCGCAAGCTGGATACCATCATCAACCTGGAGCAAGGGGTGCACGACATGCGTCGTGACAAGGCGCGACTTCTGAAGGAGAAGATGGAGTTTATTCGCTCCATCCGTCAGATGAAGCAGAAAGTGCAAAGCCTCTACCAGGAAGTGTTCACCCAGCTTCGGGATGAGGAGGGCCGGCCCTACCCCCCCAGCGAGTACTCACTCCAGTACAGCGCCGACGGCAGCGTTCTGATCATGCCCCGCAACATGACAGATCAGCAGACCCGTAAGCCCGACAAGAAACAAAAGGACAAAAAGAAGTGA
- the nfe2l1b gene encoding endoplasmic reticulum membrane sensor NFE2L1b isoform X1: MLYLKKYFTEGLIQFTILLSLIGVRVDLDTYLSNQLPPLREIILGPSSAYTQTQFHNLRNTLDGYGIHPKSVDLDQFFTTRRLLNQVRQLDRLSVPSPELSTWLVHRDPETVVSAASQPSPSITLDNGTGLEDVNNSEAPVMRGGGGGAPESTYNLSGEDRTLGAVAPEDSQEQGNREGNADLTKEDIDLIDILWRQDIDLGAGREVFNYSSRQKESEAEKPSPEEKKEGTEAQESWRNGVNLQEAQPVDGETGESIPEQLTSLGSQTSLSLQECLRLLEATFPFGEESPEFVAPVVTAELAVANEEAPSTSQGLPLPPPLPQPVPQLDLEQQWQDIMAIMELQEMEVNNTSENSFLSTTSNSANTSGSTTESGSVESFGLTRSSTLIHQDVSLHQASLPSCSQDFPTLFNPEIDGTGTPRPPLLRMSSSSNSSSVNSTFGATNLTGLFLPPPLNSTNNITSTPVLPDPFSSLLEESMLDEISLLDLAMEEGFSQAQASQLEDELDSDSGLSLDSSHSPVSPSSSETSCSSAASSSTSATFSEEGAVGYSTDSESVTVEPEEGAVGGYQSEFNKLCRMSYQDPSQFHGLPQLDNINHNHTYNLPLSSSLDEHPELPIPTGKKMGREKQSKLQPQQDFLDKQSSRDERRARAMKIPFSNEKIINLPVEEFNELLSKHHLSEAQLALVRDIRRRGKNKMAAQNCRKRKLDTIINLEQGVHDMRRDKARLLKEKMEFIRSIRQMKQKVQSLYQEVFTQLRDEEGRPYPPSEYSLQYSADGSVLIMPRNMTDQQTRKPDKKQKDKKK; the protein is encoded by the exons ATGCTTTACCTGAAAAAGTACTTCACAGAGGGCCTGATTCAGTTCACCATCCTCCTGAGTCTCATTGGGGTGCGGGTGGACCTGGACACCTACCTGAGCAATCAACTGCCCCCACTGCGAGAGATCATCCTAGGCCCCAGCTCGGCCTACACCCAGACGCAGTTCCACAACCTCCGCAACACGCTGGACGGGTATGGCATCCATCCCAAGAGTGTGGACCTCGACCAGTTCTTTACCACCCGCCGGCTGCTGAATCAGGTGCGCCAGCTAGATCGCCTGTCAGTGCCCAGTCCAGAACTGAGCACGTGGCTGGTGCACCGCGACCCTGAGACTGTGGTGTCCGCCGCCAGCCAGCCCAGCCCCAGCATCACCCTGGACAATGGGACCGGCCTGGAGGACGTGAACAACTCCGAAGCCCCGGTCATGAGGGGGGGCGGCGGCGGAGCGCCTGAGTCCACCTACAATCTGAGTGGAGAGGACCGAACCCTGGGAGCTGTGGCCCCCGAGGACAGCCAGGAGCAGGGCAACAGGGAGGGCAACGCTGACCTTACCAAAGAG GACATTGATTTGATTGACATCCTGTGGCGACAGGATATCGACCTTGGCGCAGGACGGGAAGTGTTCAACTACAGCAGCCGCCAGAAGGAGAGCGAGGCGGAGAAGCCCAGCCCAGAGGAGAAGAAGGAAGGGACAGAGGCACAGGAGAGCTGGAGGAACGGAGTGAACCTTCAAGAGGCTCAGCCtgtggatggagagacaggggaaagcaTACCAGAGCAG ctCACAAGCCTTGGCTCTCAGACCTCACTGTCTCTGCAGGAATGCCTGAGGCTGCTTGAGGCCACCTTCCCTTTCGGAGAAGAATCTCCTGAG TTCGTAGCCCCTGTAGTCACTGCTGAGCTTGCAGTGGCCAATGAAGAAGCTCCATCCACATCTCAGGGGCTGCCACTGCCTCCCCCGTTGCCCCAGCCTGTGCCCCAGTTGGACCTGGAGCAGCAGTGGCAAGACATCATGGCTATCATGGAACTACAG GAAATGGAGGTTAACAACACCTCTGAGAACTCCTTCCTCAGCACTACTTCAAACAGTGCCAATACCAGTGGCAGCACAACTGAGTCAGGCTCGGTTGAAAGCTTTGGACTTACTCGTTCCTCCACCCTTATCCACCAAGATGTCAGCCTTCACCAGGCCTCCCTCCCTAGCTGCAGTCAGGATTTTCCCACGCTTTTCAATCCAGAGATTGATGGCACTGGCACCCCACGCCCTCCCTTGCTTAGAATGTCCTCCAGCTCCAACTCCTCCAGCGTCAACTCTACATTCGGAGCCACCAACCTGACTGGACTCTTTCTCCCACCGCCTCTAAACAGCACCAACAACATCACTTCGACCCCAGTGTTGCCTGACCCCTTCAGCAGTCTGCTGGAGGAGTCTATGCTGGATGAGATCAGCCTGCTGGACCTGGCAATGGAGGAGGGCTTCAGCCAGGCCCAGGCCTCTCAGTTGGAGGATGAACTCGACTCAGACTCAGGCCTCTCCCTGGACTCCAGTCACAGCCCGGTCTCCCCGAGCAGCTCTGAGACCTCCTGCTCCTCTGccgcctcctcctccacctctgccACCTTCTCAGAGGAAGGGGCTGTGGGATACAGCACTGACTCTGAGTCGGTCACCGTGGAACCAGAAGAAGGTGCTGTGGGGGGCTACCAATCCGAATTCAACAAGCTCTGCCGCATGAGCTATCAAGACCCTTCCCAGTTCCATGGGCTCCCTCAGCTTGACAACATCAACCACAATCACACTTACAATTTACCACTGTCTTCCTCGTTAGATGAACACCCAGAGCTACCGATTCCCACTGGCAAGAAAATGGGCCGCGAGAAGCAGTCGAAGCTTCAGCCCCAACAGGACTTCCTGGACAAACAGTCGAGTCGCGACGAGCGCCGGGCTCGGGCCATGAAGATCCCCTTCTCAAATGAGAAGATCATCAATCTGCCTGTAGAGGAGTTCAACGAGCTTCTGTCCAAGCACCACCTGAGCGAGGCCCAACTGGCCCTCGTTCGCGACATTCGTAGACGTGGCAAGAACAAGATGGCGGCCCAGAACTGCCGGAAGCGCAAGCTGGATACCATCATCAACCTGGAGCAAGGGGTGCACGACATGCGTCGTGACAAGGCGCGACTTCTGAAGGAGAAGATGGAGTTTATTCGCTCCATCCGTCAGATGAAGCAGAAAGTGCAAAGCCTCTACCAGGAAGTGTTCACCCAGCTTCGGGATGAGGAGGGCCGGCCCTACCCCCCCAGCGAGTACTCACTCCAGTACAGCGCCGACGGCAGCGTTCTGATCATGCCCCGCAACATGACAGATCAGCAGACCCGTAAGCCCGACAAGAAACAAAAGGACAAAAAGAAGTGA
- the si:ch211-194k22.8 gene encoding uncharacterized protein si:ch211-194k22.8, which produces MRRKSKAKRVLDYESEEDEDGAQKVDHGAQKRRKQMYLDKETVEENSLSSAGFQKWIRAFELGSPNLYHLRDSNSNTEESEFLQSYSKMKLIPMVICMQREMESLKDQIQCLTACGELSRNLKALIEKTQRWSNEDSKTSVQASRPSLTVGLVSGDAMTPDLLACPTGMNGQWEKQGALPQKLHRHHRDGLFTEFITPELLERCNTGTTAQKLTNDLLRGLYERDCLASHSISGLVYHKRSQTKPALPTEEVQAILRTVQYFFPGKTDVEIKGYIRQKLQNEAKRLRKKPPLLGNMDSSFDLPCPRT; this is translated from the exons ATGAGAAGGAAATCAAAGGCGAAACGAGTCCTTGACTACGAAAGTGAAGAAGATGAAGACGGGGCTCAAAAAGTAGAT CATGGGGCGCAGAAAAGAAGAAAACAGATGTATCTTGATAAAGAGACAGTCGAAGAAAATTCTTTATCCTCAGCCGGCTTCCAGAAGTGGATACGG GCTTTTGAGCTGGGCAGTCCTAACTTGTATCACCTGAGGGACAGCAATTCCAATACAGAG GAGTCAGAGTTTCTGCAGTCATACTCAAAGATGAAACTCATTCCTATGGTGATTTGCATGCAAAGAGAGATGGAAAGCTTGAAAGACCAAATTCAGTGCCTTACAG CTTGTGGAGAGCTGTCCAGAAACCTCAAAGCCCTGATAGAAAAGACCCAGAGGTGGTCGAATGAGGACAGCAAGACATCTGTCCAAGCATCACGTCCTAGCCTAACTGTAGGACTTGTCAGTGGAGATGCCATGACCCCAGATTTACTGGCCTGCCCAACTGGGATGAATGGGCAGTGGGAGAAACAGGGGGCCTTACCCCAGAAACTACACAGGCACCATAGGGATGGACTCTTCACCGAG TTCATTACCCCAGAGTTGTTGGAACGGTGCAACACTGGCACTACAGCTCAGAAACTGACCAATGACCTGTTGCGAGGGCTGTATGAGAGGGACTGCCTAGCATCCCACTCCATCTCAGGGCTGGTGTACCACAAGAGGTCTCAGACCAAACCTGCTCTCCCTACTGAGGAGGTCCAGGCCATACTGA GGACAGTTCAGTATTTTTTTCCTGGAAAGACAGATGTGGAAATTAAAGGATACATCCGGCAGAAACTGCAGAACGAGGCGAAGAGGCTGAGGAAGAAGCCTCCACTGTTGGGTAATATGGATTCCAGCTTTGACCTCCCCTGCCCCAGAACGTAG
- the cdk5rap3 gene encoding CDK5 regulatory subunit-associated protein 3, which translates to MENLQNLPIDIQTSKLLDWLVDRRHCSLKWQSAVMSIREKINAAMQDMPENEEIKELLSGSYIHYFHCLRIVDILRGTEASSKNIFGRYSSQRMKDWQEIVSLYEADNVYLAEVASLLSRTVSYEGPALRKQVAKAQQLQQELSRRETECQSSAADLRERFYAGCKQYGIMGENVARELQALVKDLPTTLVEVGRETAKLEEQIQLYTAFTNFLCDWDEPVLPMLTFAQKRGNPTFYEWRTGKAPAVIERPVMEEAPPDTVTEETIDWGDLGCGTGAEGTHDVITVEDGGVDWGISLEPGSEGTDAGVIDWGESETPIEIEILDMGTDCPEGVARGEDALSILETPQTRSQYIDELMELEVFLTQRQSEMGEEGNVVAMCQFQLAPSIIQGQTCQRIQEMLAEVRHLLERLTNLRMQHLFMIQASPRYVERVSEVLRQKLKQADILVLKRATLAEKRQEALEEQATLEPRIDLLAQRTHQLHKLIEADISKRYNNRPVNLMGVNV; encoded by the exons ATGGAG AATCTTCAAAATCTTCCTATTGACATACAGACTAGTAAGCTTTTAG ACTGGCTGGTGGACCGACGACACTGCAGTCTGAAATGGCAGAGTGCTGTAATGAGCATCCGGGAGAAGATCAACGCTGCGATGCAGGACATGCCAGAGAACGAGGAGATCAAGGAGCTTCTCTCAGGGTCCT ACATCCACTACTTCCACTGCTTGAGGATAGTGGACATCCTGAGGGGGACTGAGGCCTCTTCCAAAAACATCTTTGGCAGATACTCCTCTCAGAGGATGAAG GACTGGCAAGAAATAGTGTCCCTCTATGAGGCAGACAATGTTTACTTGG CGGAGGTGGCCAGCTTGTTGAGCCGCACTGTGAGCTATGAGGGTCCGGCCCTGAGGAAGCAGGTAGCCAAGGCCCAGCAGCTTCAGCAGGAGTTGAGCCGGAGAGAGACTGAGTGCCAAAGCTCTGCCGCGGACCTGAGGGAGCGCTTCTACGCAGGCTGCAAGCAGTACGGCATCATG GGGGAAAATGTGGCTCGGGAACTGCAGGCTCTGGTGAAGGATCTACCAACGACTCTTGTGGAAGTGGGGAGGGAAACAGCCAAGCTAGAGGAGCAAATCCAACTTTACACAGCCTTCACAAACTTTCTCTGTGACTG GGATGAGCCAGTGCTGCCCATGCTGACTTTCGCCCAAAAGAGAGGTAACCCCACTTTCTATGAGTGGCGAACTGGAAAAGCACCAGCGGTCATCGAGAGGCCTGTAATGGAGGAGGCGCCCCCTGATACGGTCACAGAGGAAACG ATTGACTGGGGTGACCTGGGGTGTGGGACAGGGGCAGAAGGGACACACGATGTGATCAcggtggaggatggaggagtggacTGGGGCATCAGCCTGGAGCCTGGCTCTGAG GGCACAGATGCAGGTGTCATTGATTGGGGAGAGAGTGAAACCCCTATAGAAATTGAGATCTTAGATATGGGCACGGACT GTCCTGAGGGTGTGGCCAGGGGGGAGGATGCTCTGTCAATATTGGAGACCCCACAGACCCGCAGCCAGTACATCGACGAGCTGATGGAG TTGGAGGTATTCCTGACCCAGCGGCAgagtgagatgggagaggagggaaatgTGGTGGCCATGTGTCAGTTCCAGCTGGCCCCCTCCATCATCCAGGGGCAGACCTGCCAGCGCATCCAGGAGATGCTGGCTGAGGTGCGCCACCTGCTGGAACGGCTGACCAACCTACGGATGCAGCACCTCTTCATGATCCAGGCCTCACCACG gtaCGTGGAGCGTGTCTCGGAAGTCCTGAGGCAGAAGCTGAAGCAGGCAGACATCCTCGTGCTGAAGCGGGCCACACTGGCCGAGAAGAGACAGGAAGCTCTGGAAGAGCAGGCCACCCTGGAGCCCCGCATCGACCTCCTGGCTCAGCGCACCCACCAACTCCACAAACTG ATCGAAGCGGACATTTCAAAACGCTACAACAACCGGCCTGTCAACCTAATGGGAGTCAATGTGTAG
- the LOC135505026 gene encoding proline-rich protein 15-like protein B, with the protein MADSSWWKLTFSPTKSEAKVLYEIPQEYGNNNKEHHNSPQLPTDPMDNQFSARLEKMVDKSATKGRHVKVSHSGRFKEKKKIRATLAENPLLFSEHSLRDENHRAEK; encoded by the coding sequence ATGGCTGACTCTAGCTGGTGGAAGCTGACCTTCTCACCTACGAAGTCTGAGGCAAAGGTTCTGTACGAGATCCCTCAAGAGTATGGTAATAATAATAAGGAACATCACAACAGCCCTCAGCTCCCCACAGACCCAATGGACAACCAATTCAGTGCCAGACTGGAGAAGATGGTGGATAAGTCGGCCACTAAGGGTCGCCATGTTAAGGTGTCCCACTCTGGTCGCTtcaaggagaagaagaagatccGTGCCACACTGGCTGAGAACCCTCTGCTGTTCTCTGAACACAGTCTCAGGGATGAGAACCACAGGGCAGAGAAATAG